A genomic window from Pasteuria penetrans includes:
- a CDS encoding transposase: MGPDTLFIADGHKGIRKALSQVYPKAGFQGCQFHKMVNLYQTFRKDRQRKKRVKWKPIRGRIYQDVFHVLDKKEALHGLIRSSDDYQSNLPKLVEGL, translated from the coding sequence ATGGGTCCTGATACCCTTTTTATTGCTGATGGTCATAAGGGAATTAGAAAGGCGCTGAGCCAGGTATATCCCAAAGCAGGTTTTCAAGGGTGTCAGTTCCACAAAATGGTGAATCTTTACCAGACCTTCAGAAAGGATAGACAGAGAAAAAAGAGAGTAAAGTGGAAACCCATACGAGGCCGGATTTATCAAGACGTTTTTCATGTTCTTGACAAAAAAGAGGCTCTTCACGGCTTGATACGCTCTAGTGATGATTATCAATCCAATTTGCCGAAGCTCGTTGAAGGTCTATGA
- a CDS encoding transposase, translating to MEEIEGDSEWAPGSMGRSYTFIANYQFKKQILGGREKHQRGPDFPKVARNGYKKRKKRTSKGIVVYYDPQPRKGHFRSAVTKPYKKCTKSCTDILSSLRKADMSIKKYPNCRTIFCDQKSHTPLCQDYLWDI from the coding sequence GTGGAAGAGATCGAGGGAGATTCCGAATGGGCTCCTGGTTCCATGGGAAGGTCTTATACTTTTATAGCCAATTATCAGTTTAAAAAACAAATTTTAGGTGGCCGGGAGAAACACCAAAGGGGTCCCGATTTCCCAAAAGTAGCCCGAAATGGTTATAAAAAACGTAAAAAACGCACCAGCAAAGGAATTGTGGTTTACTATGACCCCCAGCCAAGAAAAGGGCATTTCCGATCTGCGGTTACTAAACCCTACAAAAAATGTACAAAGTCGTGTACAGATATTCTTTCCTCCTTACGTAAGGCTGATATGTCCATAAAAAAATATCCAAATTGTCGAACGATATTCTGTGATCAAAAATCCCATACTCCACTGTGTCAAGATTACTTATGGGACATCTAA